The Panicum virgatum strain AP13 chromosome 3N, P.virgatum_v5, whole genome shotgun sequence genome includes the window GTCCTCATGAGCATGGGGTTAGCCAATGCCGTGAGGGTGGCGAGATACTCCAGTGCTGATGGAACAGGCACAGGAGGGGGAGAGGGTGGTGGATACGTGAATGGTGCGGGATCAGGGTCCGGGTCCGGCACCGGCGAAGGTGCGAGCAGTTCAAGTGGTGTCCATGCAGCTGCTGGAGggggtggtggaggtggtggaaCTAGCCAATACGGCGGGTCTGGTTATGGTGGAGGGTCCGGGTCGGGTTCAGGGTCCGGTTCATATAGTCAAGGACCCTATTCTGCTTATGGTGGAGAATCTGCCAATGCTGGTGgttctggtggtggtggaggaggaggacaagCTGGAGGTTCTTGGGGATCTAGTGCGCAAGGGTCTGGTAGTGGCATTGGATCTGGCTCTAGCTACTCCAACAGGTATTGGTATGGCCCTAGTTATGCAGGTGCAAATGCTAATGGCAATGGTGGTGGCACCGGGAGCAGTCAAAATGGTGGGGGAGGTGGTGGCCAAGGTTCTGGATCTGGGTTCGGCAATGCCAACCCCTGATTACTACATCAACTCCATCTGAAGTTGGAGCCCATCATCCTTTCTTGTTTGAAGTCGTGGGATTGCTTTGGTTTCTTTGTACTTGTGCTATGCTTTTGTCAGAATCAAACTAATAAAGGGCCCAACGTATCTAGTAAATGCAGCCTACTTTAAGGTTGCAGCTTATGAGATGTTGTAAATTTAAACTTGTCAgtttaatgataaaaataatACTTCTGTCATTATCACTGTATCTGGATAATAAATTTTGATGAGTGAACTGTTTTTGTCTTGAGAGTTTTTAAGTTTAGATGCCTACACCATGCTTATCACATGGTTGTGTtctatacctacagtactaaaTAAAGACGTTAATTACAGGCTCCAAGCGACTCGGTTATTGTAATCTAACATC containing:
- the LOC120665226 gene encoding putative glycine-rich cell wall structural protein 1; translated protein: MAGTKLIALGFVVLMSMGLANAVRVARYSSADGTGTGGGEGGGYVNGAGSGSGSGTGEGASSSSGVHAAAGGGGGGGGTSQYGGSGYGGGSGSGSGSGSYSQGPYSAYGGESANAGGSGGGGGGGQAGGSWGSSAQGSGSGIGSGSSYSNRYWYGPSYAGANANGNGGGTGSSQNGGGGGGQGSGSGFGNANP